In Desulfovibrio litoralis DSM 11393, a genomic segment contains:
- the lon gene encoding endopeptidase La: protein MSIYSGDAYTTELPIMSLREVVMFPRSIVPLFVGRDASVKAIEAAQSLYDKKIFLVAQRNPDQEKPTIKDLYEVGTVSRILQLLRLPDGTIKVLFEGLYKARLVDFQAQESETNTKGIDLVYVDAIPIEDGEYNNTSEALFRMIKEALEEYAEINKKLSQENIQAIWSSQSPGALADAVLPHVKVDYRRKQEALEMADPIERLEKVYEILLTEISISGLEARIKNRVKTQMEKNQKEYYLNEQIKAINKEMGRDEDPQFELLELERQLKEKNMPEEAREKALRECKKLRMMSSTSAEYSVVRNYIDWILDLPWNELKETQIDIDKASEILEAEHYGLEKPKERILEYLAVQKLVNKLKGPILCLVGPPGVGKTSLARSVARATGREFVRLSLGGVRDEAEIRGHRRTYVGALPGKIIQSLKRVKHSNPLFCLDEIDKMSADFRGDPSSALLEVLDPEQNSTFNDHYLDLDYDLSQVFFITTANSLHSIPLPLQDRMEIIRLPGYLETEKARIARNFLLPKQIEAHGLNSQNLKISDNAILEIIRTYTREAGVRNLERELATVCRKAAMHIVKADASDRMVNVGLQNLHLSLGVKKYRYGEREEKAQVGVCTGLAYTQLGGEILMVETTLMPGSGKVEITGQLGGVMTESAKAAFSYVRSRSDVLSLKPDFHKEIDLHIHVPEGATPKDGPSAGITLATSIVSALLGIPVRNDVAMTGEITLRGRVLPIGGLREKLLAAHRGMLSTVLIPKENERDLKEVPPEILKGLNIVFVDHADEVLNLALSIDTGVSVFSSVSDTLPFYRTLAKGFVREEDSPHQ from the coding sequence ATGAGTATTTATAGCGGTGATGCTTACACAACAGAGTTGCCAATTATGAGCTTGCGTGAAGTTGTTATGTTTCCTCGTTCCATTGTTCCGCTTTTTGTTGGTCGCGATGCTTCGGTTAAGGCAATTGAAGCGGCACAATCTTTGTATGATAAAAAGATTTTTCTTGTGGCACAAAGAAATCCTGATCAAGAAAAGCCCACTATCAAAGATTTATATGAAGTTGGAACGGTAAGCCGTATTTTACAGCTATTACGCTTGCCTGATGGTACGATAAAAGTTTTGTTTGAGGGTTTGTATAAAGCCAGACTTGTTGATTTTCAAGCTCAAGAATCAGAAACAAACACCAAAGGCATTGACCTTGTTTATGTTGATGCAATTCCTATCGAAGATGGTGAATATAACAATACAAGCGAAGCTCTCTTCCGAATGATTAAAGAAGCTTTGGAAGAATATGCCGAAATTAATAAAAAACTCTCTCAGGAAAATATTCAGGCAATTTGGAGTTCTCAATCTCCCGGAGCTTTGGCTGATGCCGTTTTACCTCATGTTAAAGTAGATTATAGACGTAAACAAGAAGCTCTTGAGATGGCTGACCCTATTGAGCGTCTTGAAAAAGTATATGAAATTCTTTTAACCGAAATTTCTATCTCTGGTTTGGAAGCACGCATTAAAAACCGTGTCAAAACTCAAATGGAGAAAAATCAAAAAGAATATTACTTAAACGAACAGATCAAAGCCATTAATAAGGAAATGGGGAGAGATGAAGACCCTCAATTTGAACTGCTTGAACTTGAACGTCAATTAAAAGAAAAAAATATGCCGGAAGAAGCAAGAGAAAAGGCTTTGCGTGAGTGTAAAAAACTACGCATGATGTCTTCGACTTCTGCTGAATATTCCGTTGTACGCAACTATATTGATTGGATTTTAGATTTGCCTTGGAATGAGCTTAAAGAAACTCAAATCGATATTGATAAGGCGAGCGAAATTTTAGAAGCCGAACATTATGGTTTGGAAAAACCCAAAGAGCGTATTCTTGAATATCTTGCCGTACAAAAGTTAGTCAACAAGCTAAAAGGCCCTATTTTATGCTTGGTTGGTCCTCCTGGTGTGGGAAAAACTTCTTTGGCAAGGTCTGTCGCAAGGGCAACAGGGCGTGAGTTTGTGCGTTTGTCTTTGGGAGGAGTGCGTGATGAAGCTGAAATACGCGGACATAGACGTACTTATGTAGGGGCGTTGCCGGGTAAAATTATTCAGTCGCTTAAACGAGTTAAACATAGCAACCCGTTGTTTTGTTTAGATGAAATAGATAAAATGAGTGCTGATTTTCGTGGAGACCCTTCCTCAGCCCTTTTAGAGGTTTTGGACCCTGAACAAAACAGTACTTTTAACGATCACTATCTTGACTTAGATTATGATTTGTCTCAGGTGTTTTTTATTACTACGGCAAATAGCCTACACTCAATTCCTCTTCCTTTACAAGACCGTATGGAAATTATACGTCTTCCCGGATATTTGGAAACAGAAAAAGCCAGAATTGCACGCAACTTTTTATTACCTAAACAAATAGAAGCTCACGGGCTTAACTCTCAAAACTTAAAAATTTCCGATAATGCTATTTTGGAAATTATCAGAACTTATACTCGAGAGGCCGGAGTCAGAAATCTTGAAAGAGAGCTGGCTACGGTTTGTCGTAAAGCGGCTATGCATATAGTTAAGGCTGATGCATCAGATAGAATGGTGAATGTAGGCTTACAAAACTTACATCTTTCTCTTGGAGTAAAAAAATATCGTTACGGAGAAAGAGAAGAAAAGGCTCAAGTCGGAGTCTGTACCGGGCTTGCTTATACGCAACTCGGTGGTGAAATTTTAATGGTTGAAACAACACTTATGCCGGGTTCCGGAAAGGTAGAAATTACGGGACAACTCGGCGGAGTTATGACAGAATCGGCAAAAGCGGCGTTTTCTTATGTGCGTTCGCGTTCTGATGTGTTAAGTTTAAAACCAGACTTTCATAAAGAGATTGATTTACATATTCACGTTCCCGAAGGGGCTACGCCAAAAGACGGTCCTTCGGCGGGAATTACTTTGGCAACTTCGATAGTTTCAGCTTTGTTAGGTATTCCCGTTAGAAACGATGTTGCCATGACAGGGGAAATAACTTTAAGAGGGCGTGTTTTACCTATTGGCGGTTTAAGGGAAAAGCTTTTAGCCGCACACAGGGGCATGTTGTCAACCGTTTTAATTCCAAAAGAAAATGAAAGAGACCTTAAAGAAGTTCCTCCTGAAATTTTAAAGGGGCTTAATATTGTTTTCGTCGACCATGCCGATGAGGTTTTAAATCTTGCGTTAAGTATTGATACTGGCGTTTCCGTGTTCTCTTCGGTTAGCGATACTTTGCCGTTTTATAGAACCCTTGCGAAGGGTTTTGTTAGAGAAGAAGATAGCCCTCATCAATAA
- the dsrJ gene encoding sulfate reduction electron transfer complex DsrMKJOP subunit DsrJ, whose amino-acid sequence MYNKNYIIAGLVIFVVLALAPIIFNIASEKYRTPELALPNRNVQPLGINETVRAEYLKANPEADKNPACILPAADMRSEHMQMLNTWRDMALREGKRAYTAKDGRIWEVSLQNTCMKCHGNKADFCDKCHTTNSVTPYCWDCHVEPRGN is encoded by the coding sequence ATGTATAATAAAAATTATATCATCGCTGGTCTGGTAATTTTTGTTGTATTGGCACTAGCTCCGATTATCTTTAACATTGCCTCTGAAAAGTACAGAACGCCTGAGTTGGCACTTCCTAACAGAAATGTACAACCTTTAGGTATCAATGAAACTGTTAGAGCTGAGTATTTAAAAGCCAACCCGGAAGCAGACAAAAACCCCGCTTGTATTTTGCCTGCTGCTGATATGCGTTCAGAACACATGCAAATGCTCAATACTTGGCGCGATATGGCCCTGCGTGAAGGCAAAAGAGCCTATACGGCAAAAGACGGAAGAATCTGGGAAGTCAGCTTGCAAAACACTTGTATGAAGTGCCACGGCAACAAAGCAGATTTTTGCGATAAGTGTCATACAACTAACAGCGTTACCCCATACTGTTGGGACTGCCATGTTGAGCCAAGGGGGAATTAG
- the dsrO gene encoding sulfate reduction electron transfer complex DsrMKJOP subunit DsrO: MQKTRRQLLKVAGLSLLSLGTGTAFSLLNSTPANAAADTFGDPKGALNAKRWAMVIDSRKVTPEIMNNMVHACHSIHNVPTDPKMGNQDVKWIWSDSYHATFAGQEDNFPSEEVAARQFPLLCNHCENPPCVRVCPTQATYKMPNGIVMMDYHRCIGCRYCMAGCPYGARSFNYFDPRRFLKETDPTFPTRTKGVVEKCTFCSERLALGKMPACVEVSEGSVVFGDLLDPKSEVRKLLSQNFTLRRKAQIGTQPGVYYIL; this comes from the coding sequence ATGCAAAAAACAAGAAGACAACTCCTTAAGGTAGCCGGCTTATCTCTTTTAAGTCTGGGAACAGGTACAGCCTTTAGTCTTTTAAACTCAACGCCTGCAAATGCCGCTGCCGATACTTTTGGAGATCCGAAAGGGGCATTAAACGCAAAACGTTGGGCAATGGTTATAGACAGCAGAAAGGTAACACCTGAAATTATGAATAATATGGTACATGCTTGCCACTCTATTCATAACGTTCCTACTGATCCTAAAATGGGAAACCAAGATGTAAAATGGATCTGGTCAGACAGCTATCACGCAACCTTTGCCGGGCAAGAAGACAACTTCCCATCAGAAGAAGTCGCCGCTCGTCAATTCCCTCTTTTATGTAACCACTGTGAAAATCCTCCTTGTGTAAGGGTTTGCCCTACTCAAGCCACTTACAAAATGCCTAACGGTATAGTAATGATGGATTATCACCGTTGTATCGGCTGTCGTTATTGTATGGCCGGTTGCCCTTACGGCGCCAGAAGTTTTAACTATTTTGACCCTCGCCGTTTCCTTAAAGAAACTGACCCAACTTTTCCTACTCGCACAAAAGGCGTAGTAGAAAAGTGTACTTTCTGTAGCGAAAGACTGGCTTTAGGCAAAATGCCTGCCTGTGTCGAAGTTTCCGAAGGTAGTGTTGTTTTTGGTGATCTTCTCGACCCTAAGTCAGAAGTGCGTAAGTTATTATCTCAAAACTTTACCCTACGCCGCAAGGCTCAAATAGGCACCCAACCCGGCGTCTATTATATTCTTTAG
- a CDS encoding HD domain-containing protein, producing the protein MASIRKSLLQFLMSGVYMKRWNDKLRPTEFYEVDKQAHKMIVAFALAELYAQNRNLNISERQELHATIVKNGIYEYLFRLVITDIKPSILNNIRNKESEFSALAQWGLDETERYVRPLGDALWNDYVQYVKRPKLVAKNDSIEQVAETILYASHVFSSLWEYKLIEKLNVYDDETNSVLKELRNTLKEYAILDEIKLLEDRHSALYKFVAFCGQLRFQKRWSQVPRVPETSVLGHMFIVAVYAYCFSVVEEACSARCINNFYGGLFHDLPELLTRDIISPVKKATENLANIIQQYEKSEMDKRVFEPLKNAGLTNILERLKYYLGYEVGSEFKECIILDNKVKKIDFNELSTFYNENKYDPKDGSLIKTCDTLAAFIEAYLAVRNGMSSEQLHEALWRMRTEQMKKTTYLKHIHLASLYADFD; encoded by the coding sequence ATGGCGAGTATTCGTAAAAGTTTGTTACAGTTTTTAATGAGCGGCGTTTATATGAAACGTTGGAATGATAAGTTGCGTCCAACCGAGTTTTACGAAGTCGATAAACAAGCTCACAAAATGATTGTGGCTTTTGCACTCGCCGAACTTTATGCTCAAAATAGAAACTTGAACATATCAGAACGTCAAGAGCTACACGCCACTATTGTAAAAAACGGTATTTACGAATATTTGTTTCGTTTAGTTATAACAGATATTAAACCTTCGATTTTAAACAATATAAGAAACAAAGAAAGTGAATTTTCCGCATTGGCTCAGTGGGGGCTTGATGAAACAGAGCGTTATGTGCGTCCTTTGGGTGATGCTTTGTGGAATGATTATGTTCAATATGTTAAGCGTCCAAAGCTTGTTGCAAAAAATGATAGTATAGAACAGGTTGCCGAAACAATATTATATGCATCTCATGTTTTTTCGAGTTTGTGGGAATATAAGCTAATTGAAAAGTTAAATGTTTATGATGATGAAACTAACAGTGTTTTAAAAGAGTTGCGTAATACTTTAAAAGAATACGCAATATTAGACGAAATCAAACTTTTGGAAGATCGTCATTCGGCATTGTATAAGTTTGTTGCGTTTTGTGGACAGTTGCGTTTTCAAAAACGCTGGTCGCAAGTTCCGAGGGTTCCTGAGACAAGTGTTTTGGGACATATGTTTATTGTTGCGGTTTATGCTTATTGTTTTAGCGTTGTGGAAGAAGCTTGTTCGGCTCGTTGTATAAATAATTTTTACGGCGGTTTGTTCCACGATTTACCAGAACTTCTAACCAGAGATATTATTTCGCCCGTAAAAAAAGCAACCGAAAATTTAGCAAATATTATTCAACAATATGAAAAAAGCGAAATGGATAAAAGGGTTTTTGAGCCTTTAAAAAATGCAGGTTTAACAAATATTTTAGAGAGATTAAAATATTATCTTGGCTATGAAGTCGGTTCTGAATTTAAAGAGTGTATTATTTTAGATAATAAAGTAAAAAAAATAGATTTTAATGAATTGTCTACCTTTTATAATGAAAATAAATATGACCCGAAAGACGGAAGTCTTATTAAAACTTGTGATACTTTAGCCGCTTTTATTGAGGCTTATCTCGCCGTTCGTAACGGTATGAGCTCAGAACAGCTACACGAAGCCTTGTGGCGTATGAGAACTGAACAAATGAAAAAGACAACTTATTTGAAACATATTCATTTAGCTTCTCTTTACGCTGACTTTGATTAG
- a CDS encoding CobD/CbiB family cobalamin biosynthesis protein: MYFDYPLVLWALVLDYYFADPQKVPHPVVFLGFIAKKTEIALRNLANFIFLRFQNKTGLWLSHDLLLKIAGFFGVVILVGTSVGLVSGFISLANYLGGDKAAFLIKLYFAWAGLALGSLLREGRFSLSILKKLEECEKNANSCDELLNKARFSVSMLVSRDTKNMNSTNLNRSLAESLSENFCDAFIAPLFWLLILGPVGLWAYKAISTLDSMWGYKTEKWRAFGFVAARLDDIVAYIPARLSALVFYCVSLVNKNYPVLSLKKVACDARKMDSPNAGWSMSSVAWLLQAKMGGLTPYNDALIDKPLLGDKGSSDWACVKLYTLLSLIKQSTIFVFSFILFIYLILLLFKN; encoded by the coding sequence ATGTACTTTGATTATCCTCTTGTTTTGTGGGCTCTTGTTTTGGATTATTATTTTGCAGATCCTCAAAAAGTTCCACACCCTGTTGTGTTTTTGGGGTTTATCGCAAAAAAAACAGAAATAGCTTTGCGTAATTTGGCAAACTTCATCTTTTTACGTTTTCAAAATAAGACCGGTTTGTGGTTAAGTCATGATTTGTTGTTAAAAATTGCCGGGTTTTTTGGTGTTGTTATTTTAGTTGGAACAAGCGTTGGCTTGGTTTCTGGGTTTATTTCTCTTGCTAATTATCTTGGAGGCGATAAGGCGGCTTTTTTGATAAAATTATATTTTGCTTGGGCGGGGCTGGCTCTTGGTTCTTTGTTGAGAGAAGGGCGGTTTAGTTTGAGTATTTTAAAAAAGCTTGAAGAATGTGAAAAAAACGCTAATTCCTGTGATGAATTGTTAAATAAAGCCAGATTTTCCGTTAGTATGTTAGTGAGCCGAGATACAAAAAACATGAATTCAACAAATCTCAATCGTTCTTTGGCGGAAAGTTTAAGTGAAAATTTTTGTGATGCTTTTATTGCTCCTTTGTTTTGGTTGTTGATTTTAGGCCCTGTGGGGTTATGGGCTTATAAGGCGATTAGTACGCTTGATTCTATGTGGGGCTATAAAACGGAAAAGTGGCGAGCTTTTGGTTTTGTTGCGGCTCGGCTTGATGATATTGTGGCTTATATTCCAGCAAGGTTGAGTGCTTTGGTTTTTTATTGTGTGAGCTTGGTTAATAAAAATTACCCTGTGTTATCGCTAAAAAAAGTCGCTTGCGATGCCCGTAAAATGGACAGCCCTAACGCCGGTTGGTCTATGAGCAGTGTGGCTTGGTTATTACAAGCTAAAATGGGCGGACTGACTCCATATAACGACGCTTTAATAGACAAACCGCTTTTGGGAGATAAAGGTTCCTCTGATTGGGCTTGTGTTAAATTATATACTTTGTTATCTTTAATCAAACAGAGTACAATATTTGTTTTTTCTTTTATTTTGTTTATTTATCTTATTTTACTCCTGTTTAAAAACTGA
- the dsrK gene encoding sulfate reduction electron transfer complex DsrMKJOP subunit DsrK, whose product MAKLPTPKDLVKSINYSLPTANWMNTKPEFKPGSYCYPAKYDTMKGLKMPNPHEWAPENEDWNLPENWEEIIYNALQDRLDKYRSLKVFMDTCVRCGACADKCHFYIGTGDPKNMPVLRAELLRSVYRKEFTKVGKLLGKVVGARSLDKDVIKEWFYYAYQCTECRRCSLFCPYGIDTAEITMIVRELLHELGLGLHWIMDPVSNCNRTGNHLGIQPHAFKEIVEFLCEDIETITGIKINPPFNEKGHEVLFITPSGDVFADPGIYTFMGYLMLFHEIGLDYTISTYASEGGNFGLFTSADMMKKINGKMYAEAERLGSKWILGGECGHMWRVINQYMDTMNGPTPPKMEVPKSPITGTVFKNAASTKMVHIAEFTADLIHNNKITLDPSRNDEKIVTFHDSCNPARAMGLLEEPRAVIKAVCKNFFEMPQNTIREQTFCCGAGSGLNTEEIMELRMRSGMPRGNAVRYVQQKHDVNTLSCICAIDRATLPPVANYWAPGVTVTGLHELVGNALVMKGEIKRTMDLRQEDLPGMEDE is encoded by the coding sequence ATGGCTAAGTTACCAACTCCCAAAGATCTTGTAAAGAGCATCAACTATTCTCTCCCAACAGCAAACTGGATGAATACAAAACCGGAATTTAAACCTGGTTCATATTGCTACCCTGCTAAATATGACACCATGAAAGGTTTAAAAATGCCTAATCCTCATGAATGGGCTCCGGAAAATGAAGACTGGAATCTACCTGAAAACTGGGAAGAGATTATATATAATGCCCTTCAAGATCGTTTAGACAAATATCGTTCGTTAAAAGTTTTTATGGATACCTGTGTACGTTGTGGTGCTTGTGCTGATAAGTGCCATTTTTATATCGGAACAGGCGACCCTAAAAACATGCCCGTATTAAGAGCAGAACTCTTACGCTCTGTTTATCGTAAAGAATTTACCAAAGTCGGTAAATTGCTCGGTAAAGTCGTTGGAGCTCGTAGCCTCGACAAAGACGTAATCAAAGAATGGTTTTATTACGCATATCAGTGTACTGAGTGCCGTCGCTGTTCTTTATTTTGCCCTTATGGTATTGATACTGCCGAAATAACCATGATTGTTCGTGAATTATTACATGAACTTGGTCTTGGTTTACACTGGATTATGGACCCAGTATCAAACTGTAACCGTACTGGTAACCACCTTGGAATTCAACCTCACGCATTTAAAGAAATTGTTGAATTTTTATGCGAAGATATTGAAACCATTACCGGCATCAAAATCAATCCGCCTTTTAACGAAAAAGGCCATGAAGTATTATTTATTACTCCTTCCGGCGACGTTTTTGCCGACCCGGGTATTTATACTTTTATGGGTTATTTGATGTTATTCCATGAAATAGGCCTTGATTATACTATCTCAACCTATGCCTCAGAGGGCGGAAACTTCGGTCTCTTTACCTCTGCCGACATGATGAAAAAGATTAACGGAAAAATGTATGCGGAAGCAGAACGCCTTGGTTCAAAATGGATTTTAGGCGGAGAATGCGGACATATGTGGCGTGTTATTAACCAATACATGGACACAATGAACGGACCTACTCCACCAAAAATGGAAGTTCCGAAATCACCAATTACCGGAACTGTATTTAAAAACGCAGCTTCTACAAAAATGGTGCATATCGCTGAGTTTACCGCAGACTTGATTCATAATAATAAAATTACTCTTGACCCAAGTCGTAACGATGAAAAAATCGTTACTTTCCACGATTCTTGTAACCCGGCGAGAGCAATGGGCTTATTAGAAGAACCAAGAGCGGTTATTAAAGCAGTTTGTAAAAACTTCTTTGAAATGCCACAAAATACAATAAGAGAACAAACCTTCTGTTGTGGAGCCGGATCCGGGCTTAACACAGAAGAAATTATGGAACTTCGTATGCGAAGCGGAATGCCTCGTGGTAATGCAGTTCGTTATGTACAACAAAAGCATGATGTAAACACCTTATCTTGCATTTGTGCTATCGATAGAGCGACTCTACCTCCGGTAGCAAACTATTGGGCTCCGGGTGTTACTGTTACAGGACTTCATGAGCTTGTTGGAAATGCCCTTGTTATGAAAGGCGAAATCAAGCGTACCATGGACTTAAGACAAGAAGATTTACCAGGAATGGAGGATGAATAA
- the dsrM gene encoding sulfate reduction electron transfer complex DsrMKJOP subunit DsrM: MIISLLAVIGLGLVAWFGSQYTSMQYLFGLALPMIAVPVFIAGFIWRIVYWAKSPVPFPIATTGGQERSLDWIKPERLDAPYTKLETVGRMVLEVLCFRSLFRNTSMDLQQGPRLVYYSSKWLWLFALAFHYCFAVVLLRHLRFFFEPVPMFVSGIEFVDGIMQVGVPRFYGSDALILGALLFLLLRRIFNSKVRYISLANDYFPLFLLIGIVGTGICMRYFSKVDIAGVKVLTMGLATLNPNLPANIGPMFFAHIFLVCILLVYFPFSKLMHMGGIFLSPTRNMPNNSRAVRHVNPWNPPKKHRTYNEYEDEFRDLMAEAGLPLEKQPDADTSK, encoded by the coding sequence ATGATTATTTCACTATTGGCGGTTATTGGTTTAGGTCTTGTGGCTTGGTTTGGCTCACAATACACAAGTATGCAATATCTTTTTGGATTAGCATTGCCAATGATCGCAGTACCCGTCTTTATCGCGGGTTTTATATGGAGAATAGTGTACTGGGCAAAATCTCCCGTACCTTTTCCCATAGCAACAACAGGAGGACAGGAACGTTCTCTTGATTGGATTAAACCCGAAAGACTAGATGCCCCTTACACCAAACTCGAAACAGTTGGACGTATGGTTTTGGAAGTATTGTGTTTTCGTTCTTTATTCAGAAACACCAGTATGGACCTACAGCAAGGACCAAGACTTGTCTATTATTCCTCAAAATGGTTGTGGCTATTCGCATTAGCGTTCCACTACTGTTTTGCGGTTGTTTTATTGAGACATCTACGTTTCTTCTTTGAACCCGTACCTATGTTTGTATCGGGAATAGAGTTCGTTGATGGAATCATGCAAGTCGGTGTTCCACGTTTTTATGGTTCTGATGCCCTTATTTTAGGTGCTTTACTGTTTTTATTGTTACGCCGTATTTTCAACTCAAAAGTACGCTACATCTCTTTGGCAAACGACTATTTTCCTCTATTCTTATTGATTGGGATAGTAGGAACCGGTATTTGCATGCGTTATTTTTCTAAAGTAGATATCGCCGGTGTTAAAGTACTTACAATGGGGCTTGCAACTTTAAACCCTAATTTGCCTGCCAACATAGGACCAATGTTCTTTGCACACATTTTCTTGGTTTGTATCTTATTAGTATACTTTCCATTTTCAAAACTCATGCACATGGGCGGAATTTTCCTCTCTCCAACGCGTAATATGCCGAACAACAGCCGTGCTGTTCGCCACGTTAACCCTTGGAACCCACCGAAAAAACATCGTACTTATAATGAATACGAAGATGAGTTTCGCGATCTTATGGCTGAAGCGGGTCTACCTTTAGAAAAACAACCTGATGCTGATACATCAAAGTAG
- a CDS encoding RsbRD N-terminal domain-containing protein: protein MNKTSLKQLITEHKDKLLEDWTTLVYSGYAFDTAGFLRTKNDQFTNPVGWRTTHVGESLIKAITNEHVNIDELNHTLDEFIRVRAVQDFTPEQALAVLFLMKECILKRFKSEIKNNNLWLELWDISSRLDGISLLSFSFYIKNREVMFNLKLEDYKRRHSQIMRKAGLLVAADDPESKDS, encoded by the coding sequence ATGAATAAAACCTCATTAAAACAACTCATCACAGAACATAAAGACAAATTGCTTGAAGATTGGACAACCCTAGTTTATTCAGGCTACGCTTTTGATACTGCCGGTTTTTTACGAACAAAAAACGATCAATTTACCAACCCCGTCGGGTGGCGAACAACTCATGTAGGAGAAAGCCTGATTAAAGCCATCACAAACGAACATGTGAACATTGATGAACTCAATCATACTTTAGATGAGTTTATCAGGGTCAGAGCCGTTCAAGACTTTACCCCCGAACAAGCCTTGGCAGTACTATTTTTAATGAAAGAGTGTATTTTAAAAAGATTTAAGTCAGAAATAAAAAATAATAATCTCTGGCTGGAATTATGGGATATATCATCTCGTTTGGACGGAATCTCTTTGCTAAGTTTTTCATTTTACATTAAAAACCGCGAAGTTATGTTTAACCTTAAACTTGAAGACTATAAACGCAGACATAGTCAAATTATGCGAAAAGCAGGATTATTGGTTGCCGCCGATGACCCTGAGAGCAAAGACAGCTAA